The following DNA comes from Sorex araneus isolate mSorAra2 chromosome 5, mSorAra2.pri, whole genome shotgun sequence.
ggccctttgctcagagatcactaatGGGTGATTCAAactgggttccagggatcaaacctaggctgcttatatgcaaggcaagtgccctcccagctgtattatctcttctccAAGATCTGAGAGTTTGAACCCAACAACCTGGTTTCATTTATGTTTGTGCTctggccactcttggcagtgctcagggcttactcccagctctatgctgagggatcgctcttggtggtgcttgggggatcatatgaggtgctggggattgaacctgggttggctgtctgcgaggccagtgccctgcctgctgtactgcctTCTGAACTGTCATTTCTTAGCTGTGAGATGGATTCAGACAAACCCCTTCCTCAGGGACCAGGAGACACTTTGCATGCATTTATGCTGTTAGGATTCACTGGCCCCAACCAGGTGGTGTCCTGCTctgtttgaggtttttttttttttttttttttttttttttgtcacacccagtgatggtcaggggttacttctggctctgcactcaggaattactcctggtggtgtttgggggaccatatgagatgctgggtattgagcccggatcggccatgtgcaagtcaaacgccctacccgttgtactatagctctggccccgtGTTTGAGGTTTTAAGTTCTAGGGGGGAAACCAGATGGACAAAGTCCCTATGCTCGTGGAGCTTTTAATTCTGGCCAATCCCAAAGATTAAATTAAGGAAGGCATGCGCCGCTTTTAGCATAATGCTTGAACAGTCAGCACTATTAAGTGCCTACACTTGTTGAAGTGTCAGCCATTATCACTCtcggtttttttccccttggtgTACAATTACATAATTGCTAATATAATAAGAGGTATAGTTGCCCCTTTTCTCCTATTGCTTaatatcttttattctttctttggtcTAATTGTGTGTTTTCCCTGTTCCAATATAATGTCACACTCGGGCATCTTGTTTTGGCagcaaggtatttttttaaagtcatgtttAGCTCTTCTATTAATGAATCTTTGGACCACCTATAGATTTGGCAagtcttcccttccctcttccaaATATTCGCTCAGGGCCCAGGATGGAGCTCAGAGGCAGtgctcatgccttgcatatgtgagactctGAGTTAAATGTTGTGTATAGCGTTCTGCCGGGGGTACCTGGTTTGACATTCATCACTAAAGTGGTTCAAAAATCAaattctggggttggagagagtacaatgggtagggtgcttgccttgcatgcgactcacctgggttcgattcctggcatcccatagtttCCCcggagccccatcaggagtgatccttgagtacagaacaaggagtgagctctgagcactgccggatgtggtccgaaaattaaatcactgtaatcactgtaatcctgtcagtcatcgattttctcaagcgggcaccagtaacatctccattcgtcctagccctgagattttagcagcctcttcttcccattggtgctgcattggaggctctttcagggtaaggggaatgagacccatcattgttactgtatttgacgtatcgaatatgccaagaagagcttgccaggctctgccgtgtgggcaggatgctctctaccttgccgggttctttgagagggagaactaggctataagaagtctaGTTCTAGTCTAGGAAGCTATAAGAGgcttccgggagcattgttttatagtctctggattttggtcatcgatgggattacacagcaccaggggcagtttgtgggtgtggctgccaaggtactggaaaatgggggatctgggtggaggaggcccagtcccgatccgagcaggcttggagatcttagccccgggttccgtacacctgggttcctctgccggttccttcatgcgtgaggctcgtctgaacgtgtggagaggggccttgagcatggctgtggctgggttctagaggtcttgggctgccagggctctgctcggtgcagggagggaaactcaacccaccccctgctacgaggggccccggtgaagacagtcaggcgcagCCAGGCATAGTCTCTTATATTTGTATCATAGGCtttgaaaaattgatttttaacctAAGGTGACagaaatattctattattttggtggtgctaggggtctcctaagcagtgcttaggaagtGGGGGAACGGTGTTGGAGAGGAAGTAGTAGGCGGAGGGGAGTTGAATAGATGACCCTGGAGATTCATGGGCCAACCAGGTCTGCAGTTCAATTCAAGGGCCAAGGATgtggagttgctcctggctgatGATacctaagaaaattaaaaccaaatcaAGTTTTGGGGTAGTTCAGagacttgcatgtgaccagccccaGTTGGCTCCATGATGGTATATGGTCATCATATCTCATGACCatctctgatccctgagcaccactgggagtgtctgtgagcacagagccaggcgtaagccctgagcatcactggatatgaccccaccccacacactccAAGTCACATTTTGGGTTGTGACTGTTTATCTGTCAACTCCTCTGGAGATGGAGGTTGAGTGTATAGCATCCTTTGATCACATGGTGTGTGGGATTGTGTGGTCCCGGTGATCCCTGTGGGAAGGGGGCTGGCAAGTCTTCTCTAACCCTCCTGACTCAGGTGctcttgttttctgtgtttcctcAGGATGTGGGCTCCTTGGAGGAGAAGATGAAGAGCTTGGATGTGAACCAGGACTCGGAGCTCAAGTTCCATGAGTACTGGAAGCTGATTGGGGAGTTGGCCAAGGAGTACCGGAAGGAGATCCGGAAGAAGTAAAGCCGAAGACAGGGATGGGTGGGGACAGGTGGAACCCCACAGCCCCTCAATAAGGTGTTCTCTCTGATATACAGAtgtttcttattttgtgtttgtttttgggccacacatgatgcttaggaatcactcatgacagggcttgggggaccatcataCGGGATGCCACGGGTCAAaccgtgtgcagagcaagtggcctacccactgAACTGCTCAGTAGGGGATAGATTTTGGGAATGAGGAGGACCATACCGGGAAGAGATGGGTgctgtgtttggaggaccatgaggtgctgggattgaaccaagagctcctgcatgcaaagttttAGCTCCATGTCCTTGGCATgcccacacacatatatgggacacacctcgaggtgctcagagcttattcctgactttgtgctcagggatcactcctggcagtacttgggggaccctctgtggtgctgggatcaacttaagtcagctgtgtgcaaggcaagtgccctttccactgtaccatctcttggaCCTGGTAAATGATGTTGCTAAATGctgtgttaggggctggagaggtagtaccatgggtagatgcttgccttgcacatggctgaactgggaTCGGcctctggcaccccctatggttccctgagccctgccaggagtggtccttgagctcagagccaggagtaagccctgagcactgctggttgccTGGTGTGcgcccctccacagcccccaatTCCTGTATCAGAGCTGAGAAAGAGGAGAGGTGAAATCATAGAGAGGAGAACAGAGAGTTGAAGTTGGGAGAGTCTCCGTGGATGGGCTGCTCTTGAATGAGCCCTGGGCCCTCTCCTATGTCTCTCCTCTCAAGCAGGGGTGAAGCAGGAGGCATGCCCACTTCTGGGGTGAGGAGGGTGCTGCAGGAAGCAGGAGTAGGTGGCAGTGTTGAAGACAggtggccagcagagggcgctgggGTGGTGCAGCTCCAGGGTGCTCCAGACCCTGGCTGGGTGGGTCCCCACAGCGCCCCAGCACCCATTGGGCAGTGCTCCCTGATGGGGACTCAGAGGGACCCCGGGATCCTTTTCACAGGCACTTTCCCATCGGGGCTCCCTGATAGCGAGCCCCCAGGCCTGGAGCTCGCCTGGACCCTCCTCATGACGGTACTGATGGCCAAGTCCCCTGACTTCCCCAAAGTGCAAGGGGTTGGGGGGCATGCCCACGTGGTCAGCTCTGGGCGCCCCCCCGTACCCTGGGGAAGGACGGCTGGGAAGCAGGGGGCCAGGTTGCTGGCTGAGCTGGGGCCTTCCTTCCTCAGAGCAACTGTGGCCTGGAGGAGAAAATCGCCAGCCTGGGCAGCTGTAATGACACCAAGCTGGAGTTCAGAAGCTTCTGGGAGCTGATCGGAGAAGCAGCCAAGAGCGTGAAGATGGAGAGCCCAGTCAGGGGCAGCTGAGATTTTGGGGGTCCAGGGGGCAGGGCCTTAGAGGCTGGGCACCTCTCCACGCTCACTGCCCGGCTCCCCCACACCGCCTCACTCccagggcagggtgggctggtggggcctggagggaagcagagggaTAAGGTTGGTGGTTCTAaagggttgggggcggggggcgggactGCAGGCAGAGAGGAGCTGTGGGGAGTGATTGGAGAAGGGGCTGGGGCGCAGGGCTGGATATTTGGTGCTAAAAAGGGGTGATTGAGACCTGCCTCTGCATCTCTTCCCCTGGCCAGCGTGGGGTCTCTGTCTTCCTGCCTCCACTGCAGCCTCGTGTCATCTCCACCCTGGGTTGGTCtgggcaggtggggctgggacAAGGTTTCGGGGAaggctgggtgctgggaatctacaGAATGATGGTTGTTTTGTATCATTTGCTTAATAAAACAAGGGAAAAATGAAAGCGGAtctcttgtttggtttgggggccacagcaggggTGGGTGGTGCTCCTGGTGCATTAGGGGGGTTGTGATTCTTGCTGTCTTCCTGGGGTCCATGCTGTGCCTCGATGGCCCTGCAGGGCTTCACACCTGCCCCTATCCTTCACTGCTTGGAAGGTGTCTCCATTGGACAGTGCTCCCAACCTTGGGTCTCTGGGTGAGGAGTTGGGGGAATTTGAAGAGTCAGTGGTCAAGAACTTTCGGGGCTCAGTAGTTGTCACTTTTGCCCCATGGGTTTGCGTagaggtggtgccaggacaagatggggtgggaaggggtcagtctgagctgggggagggagcgggtgtgtgtggtggggggcaggataCCACAGGataccagggctggagcctggCCCACTGATGTCTGGAAAGGTGGTGGAGGAACAGGGGGATCGGCGGGTTCCAAGCTTCAGCGTTGGTGTCTGCATCCATAAAATGGGAGAGTAATAAGACTTTCTCAGAGGACAGAGGATGGGCTTAGGGAGCTGGTGAAGAGCTTAGCCAGGCGACCTGGAAGGGGGGTGAGGGTCCCCTGTTCCCCCTGCTACCTCCGTGGGGGTCTTGGGGAAGAGGTGGAAGGGCACTTCTGGAGGAATTTCCACTGTAGTAAGTGGTCCTAGGATGggactaaacaaaaataataaaaaaatcaaagaagttcCAGGTGGGCACAGGGCTCCATGGGAGAGGGGCTACCTCGTCGGTGGGCCACTgctccccagggcctgggggggACTTGGGAGACCCCTTATTGCCACGAAGTGTCTGGGGCCCCGGCGCACTGGCCTCTCTTGGGCCTgacggggtggtgggagggcaggTGACCTTCTCTCCTTCCAGATTCCAGCCCGGGGGTTTGGCTGGAAGGTGGGGTTGGGGCCAGGGCTGCCTCCACCACACCCTGTGGGTGGGGGTAGGAAAGGTGTGTGTGCTTTTAACCAGGGCACAACCCTTGGCCAGGaacaccccccagcctgccccccagCAGCTCTGCGGGAGGGAGTGGGACAGATTCTGGGAGTGCAGCGGGGAggagtcctggcagggctgagtggGAGCAGCCAGAGGGGAGCCAGTACACACAGCCTAGTGGAGAGGACAGCACAGCCAGGCCaggtgagcccccagcccccgcccgcccttgtctctgctgtcccGGGGCCCTCGCTGGCCAGGAGGCCACAGGagctggggccgggaggggctgTTGGGGGGAGTGGTTGCTAGGGGGCCCGGCGGGAAGGGGCTGCCTCTCCACAACTTTCCCTGTGGGCTGCTCTGGAGTGGAGAGTTCTGTGACGGGGAGACTCGCAGAACCGTGGAGAGGGGCTCCAGACCCACCTCCCGGCCCCACCGCTGTGCAGGCTCTGCTCCAGGGCTGGGCCATGGGGTGGAATGTTTGGGAGCGCGGCCTGCTCCCCACAACTGTTCAGAGCCCCCACAGAAGGGTAAATGCAGGTTGTGGAGTGGAGCCAGGGCCTGTGtcggggcaggggaaggggagacAGACCGAGGTGGGTTCTGTTACTATGTGTGTGGCCACGTGTGAGTGtttgagattgtgtgtgtgagaccgTGTGTGGAAGGCAGAAACAGGGGTGCAGCAGGAGGTCTGGGCTCTGGTcatgtctctctgtccctctcccggcGCCAGGAGGTGAGGTGAGATGGCCGACAGCTGCACGGAGCTGGAGCAGATGATGTTGCTGCTAGTGGAGAACTTCTACAAGTGTGTGCCCAAGTTAAACCTGGGCAAGGAGGAGATCAGAAAGAGCGGCTTCCGGGAGATGCTGCAGAAGGAGCTCAAAAACCTGCTGGAGGTCAGTCCTCTGCCTGACCGGGGTGTGTCTTCCCTTCACTGCTTCCTCCTGGGGTCGCTCTTCCCACAGCCCTGTCCTTTGGGGGTCCTGGGTCGGGTGTGATGGGCTCTAaggggcaggtgccctccccatgGCTGATGCCCAGTTCCACTGCAGGCCACTGGGAGCAAGGAGGCGGCCAACAAGCTCATCCAGGAACTGGACACCGACCACAATGGGCGCATCAGCTTCGACGAGTACTGGACCTTGATAGGCAACATCGTCATCCCCTTGATGAACAAAAAACTCTACTAGGAGCAGCAAGACAGAAAGTAGGAAGCGCCAGACCCCACACTGGCCCCCTtctcagcctcacccctgcccctgcccctgcctccacaCCTTCCCCTTGCTGACCAGGGCCTGGGCATGGCATAGCCCCTTTGTGAGCGTCCCCGACTGGGGGTGTCTCTGACGATCTCAGACCCCGGAGCCAGCAGGCCCTAGACCCCTCTCCCACAACCGAGAGATCAAAATGCTGTTTGAGGTTCCCAAGAATCGCCCCCCTCGGTGAGCCTGGACCCCGATGCCTTGTGATTGCTGTCTCCTGACCTCGGGTCCCTCTGCTGGGCGTAGCAGCGGAGACCTCGTCCCTCTCCCATGCAGCTCCTCTGCCAGGAGGAGGAATTCAGGGACTCCCCTCCAGATGCCTCACTCTGGGTGGGAGTGAGCTAAGGGGGGTTGGGCCCCCTCCCACCTGCTCAGCCCAGGGACGCCCATAAAGTCTAGATTTGAAATTTGTATTTCCCTCCTCCTGTCTTCTTGTGATGTTCATTAAACCCTCTTGCGCCTTGAAACTCCCTCCTGCTGTGGTGGTCTTTGCCCTGGGCTGCCTGGGAcatctgaaagagccccccaagGCAGCATGCAGAAGACACTGGCGCTGCAGGGGGCTAGCGGGTGCTGCTAGCTCTGGACCTGCACCCCTCGCTCCTTCCTAGGGAGGCACTTAGGCTTACCGCTTACCACGGGGGCATCCCTGGCTATAGACCTGACCGGAACCGTGTCAACTCCAGGTCAATTTCAGATTAATTTCAAATCAGTTTCGCCATAGATCTCACTAACACGCAGAAGCAGAGGGATGGAAAAGCGGGATGGGTACAAGGACCCCAATGTGTGAAGATCAGGGTCTGACAAATTCATGGAGCGGAAAAGGAAGTGGCACCAGCAGCGGCTGGTCAGGGCGGAGTCTGCTTTCCCGGGCCAGTCCTGCTCTTGTACTGAAGACCCCTTCCCCAGCAGCGTCCCCAGGGGTGGTAGAGGAACAGAACAGAGCAAGAGGCGGGTCTGCAGCGCACTGAGCTggcagcttttattttatttttttggtttttggatcacacctggcagtgctcaggacttactcctggtctgcactcaggaattacccctggccgtgctcaggggctgctggggagggAACCCCGGGCAGTGTACGCAAGActagtgccctatccgctgtgctattgctccagcccctgggctggcaGCTTTTACCCAGGGCCGGTGTTGCCATCCACTTCAAGGCTTCACCTGAAGTCGGCCTCCACAGAATGAGCCTGCAGTatgcgatagcacggcgggtagggcgtttgccttgcacgtggccgacccgggttcaatccctggcacccatatggtcccccaagcatcgccaggagtaattcctgagtgtaaagccaggaataacccctgagcatcgctggcttgTGAcccaaatagtaaaaaaaaaaaagagaatgagccTGCAGTAGAGGCAGCGCTGGTGTCCTTGCCCCCTCTCTCTCAgtagccccacccctgcccggcccccatcccaccctggcTGAGAGGGGAAAGCCTTGTTCaatccccctccctttctccgtGGATCTGCATAATGgtccctatacacacacacacacaagcacacgcacacacacacatatatctatctctctctctattttttattttttgtgcggGATTATGGGGggttaggtcatacctggtggtgctcagagctcactctggATTGGGCTCAGAGATgctaagtggtgccagggatcaaactgggatggaccacctgcagagcaagtgccttttGTACACATGAAGTAGatgtttaaaaaatcagtaaattttttggtcttttattattattattagttactgggctggagcaatagcacagtggttgggctttaacctttcacgcagcagactcgagttcgattcctttgcccctctcggagagtccggcaagctactgagagtatggagcccgcacggcagagcctggcaagctacccgtgcatattggatatgccaaaaactttgATTATTTTGGCTGGCAGCCGCTGTTtcctgggctggggcggggttGTTCCAGTCGCTGTGTCGGCCGTGATATAGTGGCTCTCAGTGTGGACAAAGGCACCAGGAAACAAGGGTCACAGTCCACAGTGCTCTGTCCCCTGGGACTTGCCTTTAGTCTTTTTCACTGAAAATGCTGCCCTGGAAAGAGGCATCTCCGCGCTGTGGATCTGGAGGAGGAAGTGACATGCCAGTCTCTGGGCTGCCCACAAGAGTGTTCACCAGTTTCTCATCCCAAAGAAAGTCTCTGCTGCCCTCTTTGTAGTCAGGCTactcctctgccctctctgctAGGGAGCTTGTCTTTAtcgtttcctttattttttcccttttgggtctcacaccggcgatgctcaggggttactcctggctctacactcaggaattactcctgaattagtgctcgagggaccatacgggatgctgggaatcgaacccgggtcggctgcaagacaaactaccctctgcactattgctccagccccagaacctgtcttttcttttttttaaaaaataacttatttatttttaattagtgaatcattgtgagggtacagttacagatttatacatttttgtgctcatgtttccctcatacaaagttcgagaacccatcccttcaccagtgcctattctctaccaccagtaaacccagcatccctcccacctccccagtcccatctccccccaccccacactgccctgccactatggcagggtattcccttttgatctctctctctgattaggtgttgtggtttgcaataaaggtgttgagtggccattgtgttcagtctctagtctatattcggcacgcatcacccttcccccacatgacctccgaccacattttacttggtgttcccttctctgagttgcccagaatgagagaccagcctcgaagccatggagacaaactcctggtacttatttctactaatcttgggtgttagtcttatagtctattattctatattccacagatgagtgcaatctttctatgtctgtctctctctttctgactcatttcacttagcatgatactttccatgctgatccacttatatgcaatcgtcatgacctcattttttctaacagctgcatagtattccattgtatggatgcaccagagtttccttaaccagtcatctgttctagggcactcgggttttttccagattctggctattgtaaacagtgctgcgatgaacatataagtgcagatgtcatttcgactatactttttagcttctctgggatatattcccagcagtggtattgcttgtTCAAATGGgggctcaacctctaattttttgagaatcgtccatattgttttcgaaaagggctgaactagtcggcattcccaccagcagtgtagaagggtccctttctccccacatcctctccaacagcgagaACCTGTCTTTTCCATGGAGGCCATtgcatcacttatttatttagacttaggcaccatgatttcaGACCAAGGAGAGTGATCAAAGGGCTGCAGTGCCTtgcttggcaggctcagggtctTGAATCCTATGCCCAGTATCCCTAAATTAGTTTTGGTGGGACCCAACATCACTAAACCACCAAATCAACAAGAATGGGTCTGAGACCCttgagcagtgctcgggaggcccccacttcaaatgttttttattacaattataataatgataataaatattattattttggttttgggctacacctggtggagctcagagcttactcacctggctctgggctcaggaatcactattggcagggctcaggggaccatatgaggtgccagggatccattctgggttggctgtgtgcaaggccaagcgCCCCACCGGCtgcactcttgctct
Coding sequences within:
- the LOC101546588 gene encoding protein S100-A16, which translates into the protein MADSCTELEQMMLLLVENFYKCVPKLNLGKEEIRKSGFREMLQKELKNLLEATGSKEAANKLIQELDTDHNGRISFDEYWTLIGNIVIPLMNKKLY